Proteins encoded within one genomic window of Misgurnus anguillicaudatus chromosome 18, ASM2758022v2, whole genome shotgun sequence:
- the LOC129428909 gene encoding trace amine-associated receptor 4-like has protein sequence MIWNETDIYSENILLCYPLHPDSCPRAHRLTVVKVAMYAVMLVMIFTTVFGNLLIIISISHFKQLQSPTHLIVRSLAASDCLLGSLVMPYSMVRSVEGCWFLGDVICKVHSSLDMTFCISSILHLSLISIDRYLAICDPLRYRMKVTNSTVTVFTTFTWIFSFAYSFSIVFSGVNAVGLETLMQLYCVGSCALLFNKQWGLTCPILTFFLPGTIMSCLYMKIFHVARKHARVMSERVTVGTTGGLKNQSAAHREGKAAKTLAIVMGVFLLCWLPIFMASIVDSVLNFVTPVEVFDALIWFGYFNSTCNPLIYGFFYSHFQKAFKILVFTYICKVSDLSNLAFE, from the coding sequence ATGATTTGGAATGAGACTGATATTTACTCTGAGAATATTCTCCTGTGTTATCCTTTACATCCAGACTCTTGTCCTAGAGCTCATCGTCTTACTGTTGTTAAAGTGGCAATGTACGCTGTAATGTTAGTTATGATCTTCACAACAGTTTTTGGGAATCTGCTGATCATCATCTCCATCTCTCACTTCAAACAGCTTCAGTCTCCAACTCATCTGATCGTTCGGTCTCTTGCTGCCAGTGACTGTCTGCTGGGTTCACTGGTGATGCCCTACAGTATGGTGCGATCTGTCGAGGGCTGCTGGTTTTTGGGAGATGTTATTTGTAAAGTGCATTCTAGTTTGGACATGACCTTCTGTATCTCCTCAATACTGCATCTTAGTTTAATATCTATTGATAGGTACTTGGCTATTTGTGACCCTCTGAGGTACAGAATGAAGGTCACAAACAGCACTGTGACTGTATTTACCACTTTCACGTGGATCTTTTCATTTGCGTACAGTTTTAGCATTGTGTTTTCAGGGGTGAATGCTGTTGGATTGGAAACACTCATGCAACTTTATTGTGTGGGAAGTTGTGCTCTGCTTTTTAACAAACAATGGGGTCTTACTTGTCCAATTCTCACATTCTTTCTTCCCGGGACTATCATGAGCTGTCTGTATATGAAGATTTTTCATGTTGCAAGAAAACATGCAAGAGTTATGTCAGAAAGAGTGACTGTGGGGACTACAGGGGGACTGAAAAATCAAAGCGCTGCTCATAGAGAAGGAAAAGCAGCTAAAACTTTGGCCATTGTCATGGGAGTGTTTTTGCTCTGCTGGTTGCCTATTTTTATGGCTTCTATTGTCGATTCTGTTCTCAATTTTGTGACCCCAGTTGAAGTTTTTGATGCTTTGATTTGGTTTGGCTATTTTAATTCAACATGTAATCCTTTGATTTATGGTTTCTTCTACTCTCACTTTCAGAAAGCCTTTAAGATTCTTGTTTTCACTTATATCTGCAAAGTaagtgatttaagcaatttggCATTTGAATGA